One window from the genome of Metabacillus flavus encodes:
- a CDS encoding YebC/PmpR family DNA-binding transcriptional regulator, whose product MGRKWNNIKEKKAAKDKNTSRIYAKFGREIYVVAKQGEPDPELNQALKFVLERAKTYNVPKHIIDRAIEKAKGGSEENYDTLRYEGFGPNGAMVIVDALTNNVNRTASEVRAAFGKNGGNMGVSGSVAYMFDATAVIGVEGKSSDDVLELLMEADVDARDIQEEEDSVIVYAEPDQFHAMQEAFKGAGITEFTVAELSMLAQNDVELPEDTQAQFEKLIDALEDLEDVQQVYHNVDLGE is encoded by the coding sequence ATGGGTCGTAAGTGGAATAATATTAAGGAAAAAAAGGCAGCTAAGGATAAAAACACGAGTCGGATTTACGCAAAATTCGGACGCGAAATCTACGTTGTGGCTAAACAGGGCGAGCCGGATCCTGAATTGAACCAAGCCTTGAAGTTCGTTCTTGAACGGGCCAAAACATACAATGTGCCGAAGCATATTATTGACCGCGCGATTGAGAAAGCAAAAGGCGGTTCTGAGGAAAACTACGATACTCTTCGCTATGAAGGGTTTGGACCGAACGGGGCTATGGTTATCGTAGATGCACTGACCAATAACGTAAACCGCACGGCTTCAGAGGTTCGGGCAGCATTCGGTAAAAATGGCGGGAACATGGGGGTCAGTGGTTCTGTTGCTTACATGTTTGACGCTACAGCTGTTATCGGAGTAGAAGGAAAATCTTCCGATGACGTTCTTGAGCTTCTTATGGAAGCCGATGTTGATGCACGCGATATTCAGGAAGAAGAGGATTCCGTCATTGTTTATGCAGAGCCGGATCAGTTCCATGCGATGCAGGAAGCGTTCAAAGGCGCCGGCATTACTGAATTCACTGTTGCCGAGCTGTCCATGCTTGCACAAAACGATGTAGAGCTTCCGGAAGATACCCAAGCTCAATTTGAAAAATTGATTGATGCGCTTGAAGATTTAGAAGACGTTCAGCAGGTTTATCATAACGTAGACCTGGGTGAATAA